GCAGTCGGCATTGGCGTGTCAGGGATCATCGACCACGAAGCCGGGACCGTTTTGTGGTCGCCGTTGTTGCAACTGCGAGAAGTCGCACTGGGCGACGCCTTTATTGCTCGATTTGGCATTCCTGTGTCACTAGACAACGACGCCAACGTGCTCACGCTTGCGGAACTGTGGTTTGGCGCAGGCCGCGACATGGATAACTTTGCCGTTGTGACGATTGAACACGGTGTCGGCATGGGAGTTGTGGTCAACAACCAGCTGTATCGCGGCGCACAGGGCAAAGGTCTGGAATTGGGCCATACAAAGGTGCAACTGGATGGCGCTCTGTGCCGCTGTGGGCAGCGCGGCTGTCTCGAAGCGTATCTGGCCGACTATGCACTGGCCCGCGAAGCCGCAACTGCGCTTGGTCGTTCGCTGGACACCGACCAAAGCCCGCAAGAGATGTTGGAAAACCTGTTCTTAAAGGCGAAGGCAGGCGACCTTGCCGCGCAGACAATTTTCAACCGTGCTGGCCGTTATTTGTCCGCAGGTCTATCTAACGTCATCCAGCTGTTCGATCCGCCGCTGATCATCCTGTCGGGTGAACGGATGCAGTACGATTACCTTTACGGCCAAGAAGTCATCGCAGAAATGCATTCGCTGACGTTATCCGAAGGCCGCACGCCATGTATGGTCGAAACCCATGCGTGGGGGGATTTGATTTGGGCGCGTGGCGCATCTGCGTTGGCGTTGTCTGCGATGACCGACCGGTTGTTCTCAAAAGAAACACAACCCGCATGATCCGGGCGACGATTGCGCTTTGCCTAACCGCTGGCATTGTCGGCGCCGACCCCTTGTTCGAGGATCGTTCATCTGCGCTGCCCGACCACGTCTATGACGGCGGCTGGGATCATTTTGTGGGCGGCGGCGTTGCTGTGTTTGACTGTAATAATGACGACTTGCCTGACATTTTCGTTGCAGGCGGGACCAACCCCGCGAAACTAATCCGCAATGATAATGACTTTACCTTCACAGACATGCCCCTGCCCCAATTGACGGGCGTCACCGGTGCCTATCCGCTTGATTTGGATAGCGACGGGATGATGGATCTATTTGTGCTGCGTGTCGGGGCAAATGTTGCTTTAAAAGGCGGGCCCGATTGCACCTTTACCGACGCAACAGCGGCCTTTGGCATTCCACACACCGACCAATGGAGCACAGCGTTTTCCGCATGGTGGGACGGCCCGCGTCCGACGCTCGCGATTGGGAATTACGTCGATCAAACTGACCCTGACGGCCCGTTTGAGGCCTGCGACACGAACACTATCCTGCGCCCTACTGGTGGCGGATACCGACGCGAAGTCCTATCGCCCGGCTTTTGTCCGCTGTCGATGCTGGCTGCACGGGATGCCCGCGGCAGGCCGACGTTGCGTATTTCGAACGACCGCCATTACTACGTCAAAGACGGTTTTGAACAAATGTGGGACATCGGCGAACAACGCTATTTGGGCGCTGAGGATGGTTGGGAAAATGTGTCGCTTTGGGGCATGGGTGTCGCGTCGCGCGACCTGAATGGCGATGGCCGTGACGAAGTGATGCTGACATCTATGGGTGATCAATTGCTGCAAATCGCTCAGTCGGATGGCACATACGCCGCCGCCCCTTACAGCATTGGGACCTACGCCCAGCGCCCGCATATTGGCGATGACGGCAGGCCATCGACGGGCTGGCATGCTGAATTTAGCGACGTGGATAACGATGGGTTTCCCGATCTGTTTATCGCCAAGGGCAACGTTGATCAGATGCCGGGGATGGCCACGCGTGATCCAAACAACCTGCTGATGCAAAACGCTGATGGGACTTTTGTTGAAAAAGCTGTTGGTGCGGGGATTGCCACCACGGATCGGTCACGCGGTGCGGCATTTGCTGATTTTGATAAGGACGGGCGGCTTGACCTGATTGTGACGAACAGGCGCGCGCCGCTGGAACTTTACCGGAATGTAACGCCGGGCACGGGCCATTGGTTGCGGCTGCGCCTAATTCAGGACGGCCCCAACCCCGATGCGATTGGTGCAACGGTCCGATTTGAAACGGGCGTCAGCGTACAATCGCAGCAAAAAGTCGTGGGCGGAGGTCATGCCGGTGGCCAAGCGCTTCCCCTGCATTTTGGACTGGGTGATGCGGACGCCGTTACGGTCAATGTCACATGGCCCGACGGCGAAGAAACGTTTCTTCAGACTGACGTTGATAGAACCGTAACGATCCGTCGTTAATTTGGGGTCGGAACTGGTAACCCGCTTGGCACGTCTGACGGACTACCAAGCCTTCCCGTCGTGGCAACCGGATCAGTCAAAGTGTCCAAGAAAGCAACCAAAGCGATGATGTCTGCATCGGTCAGCTTGATGGATGGGGTCACGACAGCCTTCGCAATCTCGGTTACCTGATCGGGATCATTCATGACGGTAAAATCGTCCACATCAAACGCAGGTAAAACCGCTTGCGCAGCGTCGTAGTTTTCGAGCCCCGCGACCGGATTTGCATGGGCTGCGATAAACGCGTGCAGATCTTTGTGCCCCCCTGCGTGCCCGTAAGGTCCCGTCAAAGCGACATTGCGCAACGAAGGTGTACGAAACGCGTAGAAATCGGCAGGATCGCCAGTGACGCGAAAACGTCCTTCGTCGCGATGATGATCCTCGAATGTCGCAGATTTTCCGGGGC
The Rhodobacteraceae bacterium S2214 genome window above contains:
- a CDS encoding CRTAC1 family protein, yielding MIRATIALCLTAGIVGADPLFEDRSSALPDHVYDGGWDHFVGGGVAVFDCNNDDLPDIFVAGGTNPAKLIRNDNDFTFTDMPLPQLTGVTGAYPLDLDSDGMMDLFVLRVGANVALKGGPDCTFTDATAAFGIPHTDQWSTAFSAWWDGPRPTLAIGNYVDQTDPDGPFEACDTNTILRPTGGGYRREVLSPGFCPLSMLAARDARGRPTLRISNDRHYYVKDGFEQMWDIGEQRYLGAEDGWENVSLWGMGVASRDLNGDGRDEVMLTSMGDQLLQIAQSDGTYAAAPYSIGTYAQRPHIGDDGRPSTGWHAEFSDVDNDGFPDLFIAKGNVDQMPGMATRDPNNLLMQNADGTFVEKAVGAGIATTDRSRGAAFADFDKDGRLDLIVTNRRAPLELYRNVTPGTGHWLRLRLIQDGPNPDAIGATVRFETGVSVQSQQKVVGGGHAGGQALPLHFGLGDADAVTVNVTWPDGEETFLQTDVDRTVTIRR
- a CDS encoding ROK family protein; the encoded protein is MRIDSTLESYFDVSTPQGNGCGPRLKSTTGGKRTLKQRIFEFVRSSGQTARTDISRALDISPGSATTLTADLIEAGYLREVAGLTREAGRGRPPVALEVVQDAHYVIGIKLSDEKNTAVLADFAGNMVADCSLPNDLGRRDLEALLDEISALMETLLEESGNVMADVKAVGIGVSGIIDHEAGTVLWSPLLQLREVALGDAFIARFGIPVSLDNDANVLTLAELWFGAGRDMDNFAVVTIEHGVGMGVVVNNQLYRGAQGKGLELGHTKVQLDGALCRCGQRGCLEAYLADYALAREAATALGRSLDTDQSPQEMLENLFLKAKAGDLAAQTIFNRAGRYLSAGLSNVIQLFDPPLIILSGERMQYDYLYGQEVIAEMHSLTLSEGRTPCMVETHAWGDLIWARGASALALSAMTDRLFSKETQPA